A single window of Inmirania thermothiophila DNA harbors:
- the zapD gene encoding cell division protein ZapD has translation MHVVYEQPLNERTRTLLRLETLLAQAEHHAGGRSAWDSRAAVAAINEMLQICTRTDLKSELIKELERQCAVLERMRGNPDVDSERLGETLDELRTAVRTLHGTPGKIAEGLRQNEFLLAVRQRSAIPGGTCAFDLPGFHCWLSQPPEGRHADLEDWLAAFAPLGRAIALTLRLTRESALPTREQAREGFYQEYLDSATPCRLLRVILPADLALYPEISAGRHRFTIRFMEPASEGRPQQTEREVAFRLARCML, from the coding sequence GTGCACGTGGTCTACGAACAGCCCCTCAACGAGCGCACGCGCACCCTGCTGCGGCTCGAGACCCTGCTCGCCCAGGCCGAGCACCACGCGGGCGGCCGCTCGGCCTGGGACAGCCGGGCCGCGGTGGCCGCCATCAACGAGATGCTCCAGATCTGCACCCGCACCGACCTCAAATCGGAGCTGATCAAGGAGCTGGAGCGCCAGTGCGCGGTGCTCGAGCGCATGCGGGGCAACCCGGACGTGGACAGCGAGCGCCTGGGCGAGACCCTGGACGAGCTGCGCACCGCCGTCCGCACCCTCCACGGCACCCCGGGCAAGATCGCCGAGGGGCTGCGCCAGAACGAGTTCCTCCTCGCGGTGCGCCAGCGCAGCGCCATCCCCGGCGGCACCTGCGCCTTCGACCTGCCGGGCTTCCACTGCTGGCTCTCGCAGCCGCCCGAGGGGCGGCACGCCGACCTCGAGGACTGGCTTGCGGCCTTCGCCCCCCTCGGCCGGGCCATCGCGCTGACCCTGCGCCTGACGCGCGAAAGCGCGCTGCCCACGCGCGAGCAGGCCCGTGAGGGCTTCTACCAGGAGTACCTCGACAGCGCCACGCCGTGCCGGCTGCTGCGCGTGATCCTGCCCGCCGATCTCGCCCTCTATCCCGAGATCAGCGCCGGGCGCCACCGCTTCACCATCCGCTTCATGGAGCCGGCAAGCGAAGGCCGGCCCCAGCAGACCGAGCGCGAGGTGGCCTTCCGCCTCGCCCGCTGCATGCTCTAG
- the coaE gene encoding dephospho-CoA kinase (Dephospho-CoA kinase (CoaE) performs the final step in coenzyme A biosynthesis.) yields MLRVGLTGGIASGKSAVAERFARLGVPVIDTDQVAREVVEPGEPALAAVVEAFGPEVLDRTGRLDRRRMRALVFSDPASRRRLEAILHPAIWARTERRLEGLDAPYAVVVVPLLVETGAQHRFHRILVVDAPERLQLERLVRRDRMDEAAARAMIAAQAPRAARLAAADDVIVNDGPPEALDEAVARLHARYRALADLPPPPRG; encoded by the coding sequence GTGCTCCGGGTCGGCCTCACCGGCGGCATCGCCAGCGGCAAGAGCGCGGTGGCCGAGCGCTTCGCCCGTCTCGGCGTCCCCGTGATCGACACCGACCAGGTGGCACGCGAGGTGGTGGAGCCGGGCGAGCCGGCCCTCGCCGCGGTGGTGGAGGCCTTCGGCCCCGAGGTCCTCGACCGGACCGGGCGGCTCGACCGCCGCCGCATGCGCGCCCTGGTGTTCTCGGACCCGGCCAGCCGGCGCCGCCTGGAGGCGATCCTCCACCCCGCCATCTGGGCGCGCACCGAGCGCCGTCTCGAGGGCCTCGACGCACCCTATGCCGTCGTCGTGGTGCCGCTGCTGGTGGAGACGGGGGCGCAGCACCGGTTCCACCGCATCCTCGTGGTGGATGCCCCCGAGCGGCTGCAGCTCGAGCGCCTCGTGCGCCGCGACCGCATGGACGAGGCCGCAGCCCGGGCCATGATCGCGGCGCAGGCCCCGCGGGCGGCCCGCCTCGCCGCCGCCGACGACGTCATCGTCAACGACGGCCCCCCGGAGGCGCTGGACGAGGCCGTGGCGCGCCTGCACGCCCGCTACCGCGCCCTGGCCGATTTGCCACCGCCGCCGCGCGGGTGA
- a CDS encoding prepilin peptidase, producing the protein MGDIELLAASPGLLALAAAVLALPVGSFLNVVVHRLPVMLMRRWQAECAELRGEPAPRHEPYDLARPRSRCPQCGHPIRARDNIPILSYLVLRGRCAHCGGRIPLRYPLLEALTALASALVAWRFGWSVQTAAALALTWALLALAFIDLEHQILPDPLTLPLLWFGLLLATGGVFVDLQSAVLGAVAGYLSLWLVYHLFRLATGKEGMGYGDFKLLAMLGAWLGWQMLPLIILLSSVVGAAAGIALMALGRHARGTPMPFGPFLAAAGWIALLWGDALVALYLGPTTL; encoded by the coding sequence ATGGGCGACATCGAGCTCCTCGCGGCCAGCCCCGGCCTGCTGGCGCTGGCCGCGGCGGTGCTCGCGCTGCCCGTGGGCAGCTTCCTCAACGTCGTGGTCCACCGCCTCCCGGTGATGCTGATGCGGCGCTGGCAGGCCGAGTGCGCCGAGCTTCGCGGCGAGCCCGCTCCCCGGCACGAGCCCTACGATCTCGCCCGGCCGCGCTCGCGCTGCCCGCAGTGCGGCCATCCCATCCGCGCCCGCGACAACATCCCCATCCTGAGCTACCTCGTGCTGCGCGGGCGCTGCGCCCACTGCGGCGGCCGCATCCCGCTGCGCTACCCCCTGCTCGAGGCCCTCACCGCGCTCGCCTCGGCGCTCGTGGCCTGGCGCTTCGGCTGGAGCGTGCAGACCGCCGCGGCGCTCGCCCTCACCTGGGCGCTGCTCGCGCTGGCCTTCATCGATCTCGAGCACCAGATCCTGCCCGACCCCCTCACCCTTCCGCTGCTCTGGTTCGGCCTCCTGCTGGCCACGGGCGGGGTCTTCGTGGATCTGCAGAGCGCCGTCCTCGGCGCCGTCGCAGGCTATCTCAGCCTCTGGCTCGTCTACCACCTCTTCCGCCTCGCCACCGGCAAGGAGGGCATGGGCTACGGCGACTTCAAGCTTCTCGCCATGCTCGGCGCCTGGCTCGGCTGGCAGATGCTGCCCCTGATCATCCTGCTCTCGTCGGTGGTGGGGGCGGCGGCGGGGATCGCCCTCATGGCGTTGGGCCGCCACGCCCGCGGCACCCCCATGCCGTTCGGCCCCTTTCTCGCCGCCGCCGGCTGGATCGCGCTGCTCTGGGGAGACGCCCTCGTGGCCCTCTACCTCGGGCCCACGACCCTCTGA
- a CDS encoding type II secretion system F family protein yields MAEQAVKQELFVYEGTDRQGRKVSGEMPGPSDALVKAMLRRQGINPTRVRRKPKSLLGGRRKKKIQPKDIAVFARQLATMITAGVPLVQALEIIGQGHENPAMQEMVGAIRAEVEAGNTLASALAKHPRHFDDLFCNLVAAGEQAGVLETLLHKIATYKEKTEALKGKIKKALFYPTAVLITAFVITAILLIFVIPQFEELFRSFGGDLPAFTRLVIQLSEFFQAWWWAVLAALVAAGFGLREAHRRSEGFRRGLDRLSLRIPVIGGILTKAAIARYCRTLSTMFAAGVPLVEAMDSVAGATGNSVYGDAVRRMRDEIATGQQLTVAMRQTGLFPNMVVQMVAIGEESGSLDEMLGKVADFYEQEVDDAVDALSSLLEPLIMAVLGVLIGGLVAAMYLPIFKMGTVI; encoded by the coding sequence ATGGCGGAGCAGGCGGTCAAGCAGGAGCTCTTCGTCTACGAGGGCACCGACCGGCAGGGGCGCAAGGTCAGCGGCGAGATGCCGGGGCCGAGCGACGCCCTGGTCAAGGCCATGCTGCGCCGCCAGGGGATCAACCCCACGCGCGTGCGCCGCAAGCCGAAGTCCCTCCTCGGCGGCCGCCGCAAGAAGAAGATCCAGCCCAAGGACATCGCCGTCTTCGCCCGCCAGCTCGCCACCATGATCACCGCCGGCGTGCCCCTGGTGCAGGCCCTGGAGATCATCGGCCAGGGGCACGAGAACCCGGCGATGCAGGAGATGGTGGGGGCGATCCGGGCCGAGGTGGAGGCGGGCAACACCCTCGCCAGCGCCCTCGCCAAGCACCCCCGCCACTTCGACGACCTCTTCTGCAACCTGGTGGCGGCGGGCGAGCAGGCCGGCGTGCTCGAGACCCTGCTCCACAAGATCGCCACCTACAAGGAGAAGACCGAGGCCCTCAAGGGCAAGATCAAGAAGGCCCTCTTCTACCCCACCGCGGTGCTGATCACCGCCTTCGTCATCACCGCCATCCTGCTCATCTTCGTCATCCCGCAGTTCGAGGAGCTCTTCCGCAGCTTCGGCGGCGACCTGCCGGCCTTCACCCGGCTCGTGATCCAGCTGTCGGAATTCTTCCAGGCCTGGTGGTGGGCGGTCCTCGCGGCGCTGGTGGCGGCGGGCTTCGGCCTGCGCGAGGCGCACCGCCGCTCCGAGGGCTTCCGGCGCGGCCTGGACCGGCTCTCGCTGCGCATCCCCGTCATCGGCGGCATCCTCACCAAGGCCGCCATCGCGCGCTACTGCCGCACCCTCTCCACCATGTTCGCCGCCGGCGTGCCGCTGGTGGAGGCGATGGACTCGGTGGCGGGCGCCACCGGCAACAGCGTCTACGGCGACGCGGTGCGGCGCATGCGCGACGAGATCGCCACCGGCCAGCAGCTCACCGTGGCCATGCGCCAGACCGGCCTCTTCCCCAACATGGTGGTGCAGATGGTGGCCATCGGCGAGGAGTCCGGCTCCCTCGACGAGATGCTGGGCAAGGTGGCCGACTTCTACGAGCAGGAGGTGGACGACGCCGTCGACGCCCTCTCGAGCCTGCTCGAGCCGCTGATCATGGCGGTGCTGGGCGTGCTCATCGGCGGCCTCGTCGCCGCCATGTACCTGCCCATCTTCAAGATGGGCACCGTCATCTGA
- the pilB gene encoding type IV-A pilus assembly ATPase PilB, with protein sequence MATTQPIVNLPGLARRLVQDGLLPEEEARKALQQAARQRTSLVGYLVENKLVSARAIAASASQEFGLPLLDLDAMDLEVAPVKLVNERLIRQHRILPLYKRGNRLYVAVSDPTNQRGLDEVRFHTALITQAILVEEDKLAAAIDRVLEAQDTTMTDLMDEDLDNLDIGTAEEAAEHDEAEPDIDDAPVVRFVNKVLLDAIKKGASDIHFEPYERFFRVRFRQDGILHEIASPPVALAPRIAARIKVMARLDVSERRIPQDGRIKMKLSRNRAIDFRVNTCPTLWGEKVVLRILDPSSAKMGIDALGFEKEQKRLFLEAIHKPYGMVLVTGPTGSGKTVTLYTAINILNQPNVNISTVEDPVEINVPGINQVNVDDKTGMDFAKALRAFLRQDPDIILVGEIRDLETAEIAVKAAQTGHLVLSTLHTNDAPQTLTRLASMGVPPYNIANTVHLIIAQRLARRLCGNCKREVQIPRDELLREGFTEDEVEEGITLYEPAGCDQCTDGYKGRVGIYQVMPVSEEMGRIIMEGGNAMQLAEQAEREGVADLRRSGLNKVKAGITSLAEINRVTKD encoded by the coding sequence ATGGCCACCACGCAACCCATCGTCAACCTCCCCGGGCTTGCGCGCCGGCTGGTCCAGGACGGCCTGCTGCCGGAGGAGGAGGCGCGCAAGGCCCTGCAGCAGGCGGCCCGCCAGCGCACGAGTCTCGTCGGCTACCTGGTGGAGAACAAGCTCGTCTCGGCCCGCGCCATCGCCGCCAGCGCGAGCCAGGAGTTCGGCCTGCCGCTGCTCGACCTCGACGCCATGGACCTCGAGGTGGCGCCGGTCAAGCTGGTCAACGAGCGGCTCATCCGCCAGCATCGCATCCTGCCGCTCTACAAGCGCGGCAACCGGCTCTACGTCGCGGTCTCCGACCCCACCAACCAGCGCGGCCTCGACGAGGTGCGATTCCACACCGCCCTGATCACGCAGGCGATCCTGGTCGAGGAGGACAAGCTCGCCGCGGCCATCGACCGTGTCCTCGAGGCCCAGGACACGACCATGACCGATCTCATGGACGAGGACCTGGACAACCTCGACATCGGCACGGCCGAGGAGGCGGCGGAGCACGACGAGGCGGAGCCGGACATCGACGACGCGCCGGTGGTGCGCTTCGTCAACAAGGTGCTGCTCGACGCCATCAAGAAGGGGGCCTCGGACATCCATTTCGAGCCCTACGAGAGGTTCTTCCGCGTGCGCTTCCGCCAGGACGGCATCCTGCACGAGATCGCCTCGCCGCCGGTGGCGCTGGCGCCGCGCATCGCCGCCCGCATCAAGGTGATGGCCCGCCTCGACGTCTCCGAGCGGCGCATCCCCCAGGACGGGCGGATCAAGATGAAGCTGTCGCGCAACCGCGCCATCGACTTCCGCGTCAACACCTGCCCGACGCTGTGGGGCGAGAAGGTGGTGCTGCGCATCCTCGACCCCTCCAGCGCCAAGATGGGCATCGACGCCCTCGGCTTCGAGAAGGAGCAGAAGCGGCTCTTCCTCGAGGCCATCCACAAGCCCTACGGCATGGTCCTGGTCACGGGCCCGACGGGCAGCGGCAAGACCGTCACCCTCTACACCGCCATCAACATCCTCAACCAGCCCAACGTCAACATCTCCACCGTCGAGGACCCGGTGGAGATCAACGTCCCGGGCATCAACCAGGTCAATGTCGACGACAAGACCGGCATGGACTTCGCCAAGGCCCTGCGCGCCTTCCTGCGCCAGGACCCCGACATCATCCTCGTCGGCGAGATCCGCGACCTCGAGACCGCCGAGATCGCGGTCAAGGCGGCCCAGACCGGCCACCTCGTGCTCTCCACCCTGCACACCAACGACGCCCCCCAGACCCTCACCCGGCTGGCGAGCATGGGCGTGCCCCCCTACAACATCGCCAACACCGTGCACCTCATCATCGCCCAGCGCCTCGCCCGGCGCCTCTGCGGCAACTGCAAGAGGGAGGTGCAGATCCCGCGCGACGAGCTGCTGCGCGAGGGCTTCACGGAGGACGAGGTGGAGGAGGGGATCACCCTCTACGAGCCCGCAGGATGTGACCAGTGCACGGACGGCTACAAGGGCCGCGTGGGAATCTACCAAGTGATGCCGGTCTCGGAGGAGATGGGGCGGATCATCATGGAGGGGGGCAACGCCATGCAGCTTGCCGAGCAGGCCGAGCGCGAGGGTGTCGCGGACCTGCGCCGCTCCGGCCTCAACAAGGTCAAGGCCGGGATCACGAGCCTCGCCGAGATCAACCGCGTGACCAAGGACTGA
- the rfbB gene encoding dTDP-glucose 4,6-dehydratase has translation MALRTVLVTGGAGFIGSAVVRQYIAETPVTVVNVDRLTYAGSLASLGAARHHPRHRFERVDVCDRRELERVFREHRPDAVMHLAAETHVDRSIDGPAEFVRTNVVGTQVLLEVARGYWSELEGEARARFRFHHVSTDEVYGELGPQDPPFREGAPYRPSSPYAATKAAADHLVRAWHRTYGLPVLVSNCSNNYGPYQYPEKLIPRMILNALEGQALPVYGRGDNVRDWLYVEDHARGLRLVLARGRVGATYHIGGRAERTNLEVVEAICELLDRLAPDGRIGPRRRLIRFVADRPGHDRRYAMDSTRMERELGWRPAVTFAEGLERTVRWYLAHPRWWRAVLEGADPQRPAAGDAHRCAGAG, from the coding sequence ATGGCCTTGCGTACGGTGCTCGTGACCGGAGGTGCCGGCTTCATCGGCTCGGCGGTGGTGCGCCAGTACATCGCCGAGACCCCGGTGACGGTGGTCAACGTCGACCGGCTGACCTATGCCGGGAGCCTCGCCTCCCTCGGCGCCGCCCGCCACCACCCGCGCCACCGCTTCGAGCGCGTCGACGTCTGCGACCGCCGGGAGCTCGAGCGGGTCTTTCGCGAGCACCGGCCCGATGCGGTGATGCACCTTGCCGCCGAGACCCATGTCGACCGCTCCATCGACGGTCCGGCCGAGTTCGTCCGCACCAACGTGGTGGGCACGCAGGTGCTGCTGGAGGTGGCGCGCGGCTACTGGTCGGAGCTCGAGGGCGAGGCCCGCGCGCGCTTCCGCTTCCATCACGTCTCCACCGACGAGGTCTACGGCGAGCTCGGGCCGCAGGATCCGCCCTTCCGCGAGGGCGCGCCCTACCGCCCCAGCTCACCCTACGCCGCGACCAAGGCGGCGGCCGACCACCTGGTGCGGGCCTGGCACCGCACCTACGGCCTGCCCGTGCTCGTGAGCAACTGCTCCAACAACTACGGCCCGTACCAGTATCCGGAGAAGCTGATCCCGCGGATGATCCTCAACGCCCTCGAGGGGCAGGCGCTGCCCGTCTACGGCCGTGGCGACAACGTGCGCGACTGGCTCTATGTGGAGGATCACGCCCGGGGGCTGCGGCTGGTGCTGGCGCGGGGCCGGGTGGGGGCCACGTACCACATCGGGGGCCGCGCCGAGCGCACCAATCTCGAGGTGGTGGAGGCGATCTGCGAGCTGCTCGACCGCCTCGCGCCGGACGGGCGGATCGGGCCGAGGCGGCGGCTGATCCGGTTCGTGGCGGACCGCCCCGGGCACGACCGGCGCTATGCCATGGACAGCACGCGGATGGAGCGGGAGCTCGGGTGGCGGCCCGCGGTGACCTTCGCCGAGGGGCTGGAGCGGACCGTCCGCTGGTATCTGGCGCATCCGCGCTGGTGGCGGGCCGTGCTCGAAGGCGCCGACCCGCAGCGGCCGGCGGCGGGCGACGCCCATCGGTGCGCGGGGGCCGGGTGA
- a CDS encoding DUF354 domain-containing protein produces the protein MRILIDINHPAHVHFFRHPMALLRERGHEVVVTSRDKEVALPLLEALGIEHRALSAHRGGGALALLRELVQRDRALVRIARAERIERMAAIGGTFVAHAGALLRIPALVFYDTENARLQNAITYPLAARVHVPRCYRGWLPRRHARYAGYHELAYLHPSRFTPDREVARANGLADDRPTFLVRTVAWTANHDLGERGWSAALLRAVVSHLAAAGRVLVSAEGALPRDVEPYRYRGAPEALHHVMAFCRLYVGESATMASECAVLGVPAIYAAHTGRGYTDEQELRYGLVRNVRELTWAAMREAIEAMLGAPQGHWHEARARLLADTIDVARYVADAIERYPELPRGAP, from the coding sequence GTGCGCATCCTCATCGACATCAACCATCCGGCGCACGTCCACTTCTTCCGTCATCCGATGGCGCTCCTGCGCGAGCGCGGCCACGAGGTCGTGGTCACGAGCCGGGACAAGGAGGTGGCCCTGCCCCTGCTCGAGGCCTTGGGGATCGAGCACCGGGCGCTGTCGGCACACCGCGGGGGCGGTGCCCTCGCGCTGCTGAGAGAGCTCGTGCAGCGGGATCGCGCCCTCGTGCGCATCGCCCGCGCGGAGCGCATCGAGCGCATGGCCGCCATCGGCGGCACCTTCGTCGCCCACGCGGGTGCCCTGCTGCGCATCCCGGCGCTGGTCTTCTACGACACGGAAAACGCCAGGCTCCAGAATGCCATCACCTATCCCCTCGCGGCCCGGGTCCATGTGCCGCGCTGCTACCGCGGATGGCTGCCGCGGCGCCACGCCCGCTACGCCGGCTACCACGAGCTTGCCTACCTTCATCCGAGCCGCTTCACCCCGGACCGCGAGGTTGCGCGCGCCAACGGCCTCGCCGACGACAGGCCGACCTTTCTCGTCCGCACCGTGGCCTGGACCGCCAATCACGATCTCGGCGAGCGCGGGTGGAGCGCGGCGCTGCTGCGGGCAGTGGTCTCCCACCTCGCCGCCGCCGGCCGCGTCCTCGTCTCCGCCGAGGGGGCGCTGCCTCGGGACGTGGAGCCGTACCGCTACCGCGGCGCCCCCGAGGCGCTGCATCACGTCATGGCCTTCTGCCGCCTCTATGTGGGCGAGTCGGCGACCATGGCCTCGGAGTGCGCGGTCCTCGGGGTGCCCGCGATCTACGCCGCGCACACGGGGCGCGGCTACACCGATGAGCAGGAGCTGCGCTACGGGCTGGTGCGCAACGTGCGCGAGCTGACGTGGGCGGCGATGCGCGAGGCGATCGAGGCCATGCTGGGTGCGCCGCAGGGGCATTGGCACGAGGCGCGGGCGCGGCTTCTCGCCGACACCATCGACGTCGCCCGCTACGTCGCCGACGCCATCGAGCGCTACCCCGAACTGCCCCGGGGAGCGCCCTGA
- the asnB gene encoding asparagine synthase (glutamine-hydrolyzing): MCGIAGWFATGRREGAAAILERMADRLAHRGPDGRGVWSDAHAGLAHTRLAVIDPEGGAQPLWDAEGRAVIVFNGEIYNHEALRRALVREGASFRTRSDTEVVLQLFLRRGVEGLARLRGMYALALWEPAARRGWLARDPLGIKPLFVQEAADTLRFGSEAKAILADPGAGSPRLDEAALHLLLNLRYPAGETTLFRGIRQVPPGTVLEWRDGRVRRHAIPEAAAGDAPLMEAIRDSVQAHLVADVAVGAYLSGGIDSATVVALSGRPLPTFTLDVGDDPREAEHAARTAELLGVPNRREALRLDLAEELPRLVWHLEAPKINALQSALVARCAAGAVKVALSGLGGDELFMGYRIHGLIARAQALARLAPPPLAAPAGAIAAAAARTLGRAEWSEPERAALAVAALGDWPRVYGLLRNLWDDPRRRRRIYGPRMLDAELPDAWRWLAAHWPEAPTPLAQTERFEWRHKMVNDLLWNEDRVSMACGIEVRVPFVDGPLAARVRRLTPEARMPRGRLKGLLREELRSVLPREVLERPKSGFQLDAPSFFAERLAPLARDWLSPERIRRHGLFNPDWIARTMRLPPQRRHRWHFFMLYLMLLTHLWIEVFEQGR, translated from the coding sequence ATGTGCGGGATCGCGGGCTGGTTCGCCACCGGGCGGCGCGAAGGGGCGGCCGCGATCCTCGAGCGGATGGCGGACCGGCTCGCCCACCGGGGTCCGGACGGACGGGGCGTCTGGAGCGACGCCCATGCAGGCCTTGCGCACACGCGGCTTGCCGTCATCGATCCCGAGGGCGGGGCCCAGCCGCTCTGGGACGCCGAAGGGCGTGCGGTCATCGTCTTCAACGGCGAGATCTACAATCACGAGGCCCTGCGCCGCGCGCTCGTGCGGGAAGGCGCCTCCTTCCGCACCCGATCCGACACCGAGGTGGTGCTCCAGCTCTTTCTTCGCCGAGGGGTCGAGGGGCTCGCGCGCCTGCGCGGGATGTACGCGCTGGCCCTGTGGGAGCCGGCGGCCCGCCGCGGGTGGCTTGCCCGCGACCCGCTGGGCATCAAGCCGCTCTTCGTCCAGGAAGCGGCCGATACCCTGCGCTTCGGTTCCGAGGCCAAGGCGATCCTGGCCGATCCGGGGGCCGGATCACCGCGGCTCGACGAGGCCGCGCTGCACCTGCTCCTCAACCTCCGCTATCCCGCCGGCGAGACCACGCTGTTTCGGGGCATCCGCCAGGTGCCGCCGGGCACGGTCCTGGAGTGGCGCGACGGGCGGGTGCGCCGGCATGCCATCCCGGAGGCGGCGGCGGGCGATGCCCCGCTGATGGAGGCGATCCGCGACAGCGTGCAGGCGCATCTCGTGGCCGACGTCGCCGTGGGCGCCTACCTCTCGGGGGGCATCGACTCGGCCACCGTGGTGGCCCTCAGCGGACGCCCCCTGCCCACCTTCACCCTCGACGTGGGGGACGACCCGCGCGAGGCGGAGCATGCGGCGCGGACGGCCGAGCTCCTGGGCGTGCCCAACCGGCGCGAGGCCCTGCGGCTCGACCTCGCGGAGGAGCTTCCGCGCCTCGTCTGGCACCTCGAGGCGCCGAAGATCAACGCCCTGCAGTCTGCGCTGGTGGCCCGCTGCGCCGCCGGTGCGGTGAAGGTGGCGCTTTCCGGACTCGGCGGCGACGAGCTCTTCATGGGGTACCGCATCCACGGCCTCATCGCCAGGGCGCAGGCCCTGGCGCGGCTTGCGCCCCCGCCCCTTGCGGCGCCGGCCGGGGCCATCGCGGCCGCCGCGGCGCGCACCCTCGGCCGGGCCGAATGGAGCGAGCCCGAGCGGGCCGCACTCGCCGTCGCCGCCCTCGGCGACTGGCCGCGGGTCTACGGCCTGCTGCGCAACCTGTGGGACGACCCGCGGCGGCGCCGGCGCATCTACGGCCCGCGGATGCTGGATGCGGAGCTCCCGGACGCCTGGCGCTGGCTCGCCGCGCACTGGCCCGAGGCCCCGACGCCGCTCGCCCAGACGGAACGCTTCGAGTGGCGGCACAAGATGGTGAACGACCTGCTCTGGAACGAGGACCGCGTGAGCATGGCCTGCGGCATCGAGGTGCGGGTGCCGTTCGTGGACGGGCCGCTTGCCGCGCGCGTGCGCCGTCTCACGCCCGAGGCCCGCATGCCGCGGGGCAGGCTCAAGGGGCTGCTGCGCGAGGAGCTCCGCAGCGTCCTGCCGCGGGAGGTGCTCGAGCGCCCCAAGAGCGGCTTCCAGCTGGACGCCCCGTCGTTCTTCGCCGAGCGGTTGGCGCCCCTGGCGCGGGACTGGCTCTCCCCGGAGCGCATCCGCCGGCACGGCCTCTTCAACCCCGACTGGATCGCGAGGACCATGCGCCTGCCCCCGCAGCGGCGGCACCGCTGGCATTTCTTCATGCTGTATCTGATGCTGCTTACCCATCTGTGGATCGAGGTGTTCGAGCAAGGCCGCTAG
- a CDS encoding glycosyltransferase family 2 protein gives MNATCSPLITLGVPAYDRWETLERLLNSLLAQRTDIPYEIVVGDDAHPANLHARVRATYPQVRSFRNHENRGPGHTRNRILEHARAPYVAFFDADCVVPPNWIEQVRPHLAPDLLLSGRVVRPDGTREWGPRRRTWIGVSIPCPVRWANVASSNNMVVPRDLAFRVGGFNEALGIYFEDSLFSLRCCMAGARVRYLETAFVVHHHHSARNPGRARRQAANTLWSMYHVHRHHPLRRLGSLTLLVALYGTRSLAARLRGEREAAAAWLAGITEALGWIRSRRPWREDWLHHPPC, from the coding sequence ATGAACGCCACCTGTTCCCCGCTGATCACGCTTGGAGTTCCAGCCTACGACCGTTGGGAGACCCTGGAGCGCCTCCTCAACTCGCTGCTGGCCCAGCGCACCGACATCCCGTATGAGATCGTGGTCGGTGACGACGCGCATCCCGCCAACCTGCACGCCCGGGTCCGTGCCACCTACCCACAGGTGCGAAGCTTCCGCAACCACGAGAATCGCGGGCCCGGCCACACCCGCAACCGGATCCTCGAACACGCCCGGGCCCCCTACGTCGCCTTCTTCGATGCCGACTGTGTGGTCCCACCCAACTGGATCGAGCAGGTGCGCCCCCACCTCGCGCCGGATCTGCTGCTCAGTGGCCGGGTTGTGCGTCCTGACGGCACCCGTGAATGGGGACCGCGACGGCGTACGTGGATCGGGGTAAGCATCCCTTGTCCCGTGCGCTGGGCCAACGTGGCAAGCTCCAACAACATGGTCGTTCCCCGCGACCTGGCGTTCCGCGTCGGTGGCTTCAACGAAGCGCTAGGCATCTACTTCGAGGACAGCCTCTTCTCGCTGCGCTGTTGCATGGCGGGCGCCCGGGTGCGCTACCTCGAAACCGCCTTCGTTGTTCACCATCATCACTCGGCGCGCAATCCCGGGCGCGCGCGGCGGCAGGCGGCCAACACCCTCTGGAGCATGTACCACGTTCATAGGCACCACCCCTTGCGCCGGCTCGGCAGCCTCACGCTGCTGGTCGCCCTCTATGGAACCCGTAGCCTGGCAGCCCGACTCCGCGGTGAACGCGAGGCGGCCGCGGCGTGGCTTGCCGGCATCACCGAGGCGCTGGGTTGGATCCGTTCCCGGCGACCCTGGCGCGAGGACTGGTTGCATCACCCTCCGTGCTGA